One Halovivax ruber XH-70 genomic region harbors:
- a CDS encoding DUF502 domain-containing protein, with amino-acid sequence MTSWKRDFASGLVVLGPILVTLFVLYWLYGYVAALAPGFILPDDFIVEFLGNGEAAQQLAGLIRVLITMTVLVILVFAIGYLMRTTVGDLFERLIDNLANRLPGLRVVYNASKMAAQTAVGEQETLQEPVKLEVWDDLRMTAFRTGKTAEDGRQLVFIPTSPNITSGFVVEVEPDNVEELDENVEEALTRVLSAGFGDSDRDGPMGGGIPIDVIDEGTTTTETKTDDD; translated from the coding sequence ATGACCTCGTGGAAACGGGACTTCGCAAGCGGCCTCGTGGTCCTCGGCCCGATCCTCGTCACTCTCTTCGTTCTCTACTGGCTCTACGGCTACGTCGCCGCACTGGCGCCAGGGTTCATCCTGCCGGACGACTTCATCGTCGAATTCCTCGGCAACGGCGAGGCTGCCCAGCAACTGGCCGGGCTCATCCGGGTCCTGATCACGATGACGGTCCTCGTCATTCTCGTCTTCGCCATCGGCTACCTGATGCGAACCACCGTCGGCGACCTCTTCGAACGCCTCATCGACAACCTCGCCAACCGCCTCCCCGGCCTCCGCGTCGTCTACAACGCCTCGAAGATGGCCGCACAGACCGCCGTCGGCGAACAGGAGACGCTTCAGGAACCGGTCAAACTCGAAGTCTGGGACGACCTCCGAATGACGGCGTTCCGCACGGGAAAAACCGCCGAAGACGGCCGACAGCTCGTCTTCATCCCGACCTCGCCGAACATCACCAGCGGCTTCGTCGTGGAAGTGGAACCGGACAACGTCGAGGAACTCGACGAAAACGTCGAAGAAGCCCTCACTCGGGTTCTGAGCGCCGGCTTCGGCGATAGCGATCGTGACGGCCCCATGGGCGGCGGCATCCCGATCGACGTCATCGACGAAGGCACGACCACGACGGAGACGAAAACAGACGACGACTAA
- a CDS encoding proline dehydrogenase family protein gives MLPPIASRFVAGESPADALEHAREVNERGVSVILNRLGEHYDERGPAEDDAAAYRDLVEELANTDVDACISIKPSQLGLDVGDDTFRELVTDLVDHAADRDVFVWIDMEDHPTTDVTLDVFCDLARKHDGGVGVCVQANLERTRADVERLADVPGKVRFVKGAYDEPASIAYKDKARVDEAYRELLEYAFEHFDGGIAVGSHDPEMIDLAKRLHDEHGTDFEIQMLMGVRTDAQFDLAAEGYDVWQYAPYGGKWLSYFWRRVRERKENLLFALRAVVGR, from the coding sequence ATGCTTCCCCCGATCGCGAGTCGTTTCGTCGCCGGTGAATCACCGGCCGACGCGCTCGAGCACGCTCGTGAGGTGAACGAGCGTGGCGTCTCAGTGATCCTGAATCGGCTCGGCGAACACTACGACGAACGCGGACCCGCCGAGGACGACGCCGCGGCCTACCGCGATCTCGTCGAAGAACTCGCGAACACCGACGTCGACGCCTGCATCTCGATCAAGCCGTCCCAGCTGGGACTCGACGTCGGCGACGACACCTTCCGCGAGCTCGTCACCGACCTCGTCGACCACGCCGCCGACCGCGACGTCTTCGTCTGGATCGACATGGAAGACCACCCGACGACCGACGTCACGCTCGACGTCTTCTGCGACCTCGCCCGGAAACACGACGGCGGCGTCGGTGTCTGCGTGCAGGCGAACCTCGAACGTACCCGAGCGGACGTCGAACGACTCGCCGACGTCCCCGGCAAGGTCCGCTTCGTGAAAGGCGCCTACGACGAACCCGCCTCGATTGCGTACAAAGACAAAGCCCGCGTCGACGAGGCCTACCGAGAACTCCTCGAATACGCCTTCGAGCACTTCGACGGCGGCATCGCCGTCGGCAGCCACGATCCCGAGATGATCGACCTGGCGAAACGGCTCCACGACGAACACGGCACGGACTTCGAGATCCAGATGCTCATGGGCGTTCGAACCGACGCCCAGTTCGATCTCGCCGCCGAGGGCTACGACGTCTGGCAGTACGCCCCCTACGGCGGCAAGTGGCTCTCGTACTTCTGGCGGCGCGTCCGCGAACGGAAGGAGAACCTGCTGTTCGCTCTCAGGGCCGTCGTCGGCCGGTAA
- a CDS encoding CDP-2,3-bis-(O-geranylgeranyl)-sn-glycerol synthase has translation MGVLSTIVVAFWLMLPAYVPNNAAVLAGGGRPIDGGRTLGGSRLLGDGKSWRGTAVGTAVGAVLAFVLNAIAGEVGSAIGIGLPTFPLAVAIALPLGAMCGDIAASFLKRRTGRRRGAPFPVVDQLDFVVLALVFAYVVAPGWFRDEYTLGVLAVILVLTPILHVGTNVLAYWFGFKDEPW, from the coding sequence ATGGGAGTACTCTCGACGATCGTCGTCGCGTTCTGGCTGATGTTGCCCGCGTACGTTCCGAACAACGCGGCGGTGCTGGCCGGCGGCGGGCGGCCGATCGACGGCGGCCGGACGCTTGGCGGGTCGCGACTGCTCGGTGACGGTAAGAGCTGGCGCGGAACCGCTGTCGGGACGGCCGTGGGGGCCGTGCTCGCGTTCGTTCTGAACGCGATCGCGGGCGAAGTTGGCTCGGCGATCGGGATCGGGTTGCCGACGTTCCCGCTCGCGGTGGCGATCGCCCTGCCGCTGGGGGCGATGTGTGGCGACATCGCCGCGTCGTTCCTCAAACGCCGGACCGGCCGGCGCCGCGGCGCGCCGTTTCCGGTGGTCGACCAGCTCGACTTCGTCGTCCTGGCGCTCGTGTTCGCGTACGTCGTCGCGCCGGGATGGTTCCGCGACGAGTACACCCTCGGCGTCCTGGCGGTGATTCTCGTGCTGACGCCGATCCTCCACGTCGGGACGAACGTCCTGGCCTACTGGTTCGGGTTCAAGGACGAACCGTGGTAG
- the pyrE gene encoding orotate phosphoribosyltransferase produces MTNQTLIDALRAADAVQFGEFELSHGGTSEYYVDKYLFETDPTCLSAIADAFAERLGADDKLGGVALGGVPLAAATSVAAGVPYVIARKQRKDYGTANLVEGRLDEGESVVVIEDIVTTGTSLVEAVEALRDAGATVERALVVVDREEGGRETVADAGVEMDALVTASELLADADRE; encoded by the coding sequence ATGACCAACCAGACACTCATCGACGCGCTCCGTGCCGCGGATGCCGTACAGTTCGGCGAGTTCGAACTTTCCCACGGGGGGACCAGCGAGTACTACGTCGACAAGTACCTCTTCGAGACGGATCCGACCTGTCTCTCGGCGATCGCCGACGCGTTCGCCGAGCGCCTGGGCGCGGACGACAAACTCGGCGGCGTGGCGCTGGGGGGCGTCCCGCTCGCGGCGGCGACGAGCGTCGCTGCAGGCGTCCCGTACGTTATCGCACGCAAGCAGCGCAAGGACTACGGCACGGCGAATCTCGTCGAGGGCCGGCTCGACGAGGGCGAGTCGGTCGTCGTGATCGAGGACATCGTGACGACCGGGACGAGTCTGGTCGAGGCCGTCGAGGCGCTCAGGGACGCGGGTGCGACGGTCGAGCGCGCGCTGGTCGTCGTCGATCGCGAGGAGGGCGGCCGCGAGACGGTCGCGGACGCGGGCGTCGAGATGGATGCGCTGGTGACCGCGAGCGAACTGCTCGCCGACGCCGATCGGGAGTGA
- a CDS encoding branched-chain amino acid transaminase has translation MASFDEMDVDTIWMDGEFVDWEDAQIHVLTHAMHYGTGIFEGARCYETEDGPALFRWPEHLDRLYNSAKPYEMEIDHTREELTEATMELIRRQDLASCYIRPLAFYGYESLGVSPGDCPTRTAIAVWPWGTYLGEDALENGIDVMVSSWRKHASSQIPTNAKTTGLYVNSMLAGEEARRNGYAEAIVLNKEGNVAEGPGENIFLVRDGELYTPGLAESILDGITRDTVITLARELGYTVHDGATISRGELHTADELFFTGSAAEVTPIKRVDNVEIGDGSRGPITEELQTRFFDVVERRTDDHEEWFTYP, from the coding sequence ACGATCTGGATGGACGGCGAGTTCGTCGACTGGGAGGACGCCCAGATCCACGTCCTCACGCACGCGATGCACTACGGAACCGGCATCTTCGAGGGCGCTCGCTGCTACGAAACCGAGGACGGCCCCGCTCTCTTCCGCTGGCCGGAACACCTAGATCGCCTCTACAATTCTGCGAAACCCTACGAGATGGAGATCGACCACACGCGCGAAGAACTCACCGAGGCCACGATGGAACTCATCCGGCGACAGGATCTGGCCTCCTGTTACATCCGCCCGCTCGCGTTCTACGGCTACGAGTCGCTGGGTGTCAGCCCCGGCGACTGTCCGACCCGCACCGCCATCGCCGTCTGGCCGTGGGGCACCTATCTCGGCGAGGACGCCCTCGAAAACGGCATCGACGTGATGGTCTCCTCCTGGCGGAAACACGCCTCCAGCCAGATCCCGACCAACGCCAAGACCACCGGCCTCTACGTCAACAGCATGCTCGCCGGCGAGGAGGCCCGCCGCAACGGCTACGCCGAAGCCATCGTCCTCAACAAGGAGGGCAACGTCGCCGAAGGCCCCGGCGAGAACATCTTCCTCGTCCGCGACGGCGAACTCTACACGCCCGGCCTCGCCGAATCCATCCTCGACGGCATCACCCGCGACACCGTCATCACGCTCGCCCGCGAGCTCGGCTACACCGTCCACGACGGCGCCACCATCTCCCGCGGCGAACTCCACACCGCCGACGAACTCTTCTTCACCGGCTCCGCCGCCGAAGTCACCCCGATCAAACGCGTCGACAACGTCGAGATCGGCGACGGCTCCCGCGGCCCCATCACCGAGGAACTCCAGACCCGCTTCTTCGACGTCGTCGAACGCCGCACCGACGACCACGAGGAGTGGTTCACGTACCCCTAG